One Halobacterium wangiae genomic window, GCGTCCGCTCAGGGTGGCTCGGCGGTCGACCCGAGGACGCCGACTGACGGGGCAACCGTTTTGGTCGCGAGTGGCAAACGTTCACACGGGACCGACAATGGCTGAACACCGCCGATACTACCAGTACCAGTGCGAGGACTGCGGGTTCCGAACGCGCTCTCCCGACCGGGCGGAGGCCATCGACGTCGTCCAGCGACACGAGCGCGAGCAACACGACGCGGACCGCGACGAGGACGCCATCACGTCGGAGCTGCGAGAGCTCGAACTGGAGGGGCTGCCGGAGAACTCCTGACGGGCGGCGTCGCCGCTACTCGACGTGGACTCGCGTGACGTGACCGCCACAGCCACACTGCTCGACGTACTCCCAGTCGACGCCGTCGTCGAGGGCGTCCGCGAGCGCGCCGAAGAGGTACGTCTCCGGGTGGCCGTGGTCGCCGTGGGTGACGAGGTTGACGTGGTAGCCCGGGGCGGTGTGTTCGACCGCGTCGACGGCCTCCTCGACGACGAGGGCCGGGTCCTCGGCGTGGCGGGGCTTCTCGAGGTTCGCGGACCAGGAGTTCTCGTGGACGCCGTCGGTCACGCTCTCGACGTCGTCGTGGGATACTGATGTCATGGTGGTTCGTAGGTCAGCTACCAGGGAGTAGAGCGTGCCGAACACGTTCGGGCGAGAACTGTCACGAACGATTCGACGGCAGAACTAAATGCTGGCGTGTTGTCAGGTGTGCCGATGACTGTCGAGGACTGGCCCCGGGTCCGCGCGCAGGTCGCCGAACGGACGGATCGCGTTCTCGCCGACCTGCGGGCCGACTGGGGGACGACACGGACCGTCGACACCCTCGAGTTCGGGCCGCGCTCGTTCGACCCCGACGAACCGCCGGCGACCGTCGAGGACCAACTGGAGCGTATCGGCGGCATCGCGTCCGTGATCGTGTTCTACACGGCCACCCGCGAGGAGACGGTGCTCGTCTACAACCCCGGCGGCTTCTGGGAACCGCCGGGCGGCGTCGTCGAACGCGACCAGACGCCGGCAGACGCGGCGCGCGCCGAGGCTCGCGAGGAGACAGGACTCGACGTCGAACTCACGGACCTGCTGTACACCGGCCGCATCGAGTTCCAGTACGCGAACGGCGCGAGCGTCCCGCTCCCCCTCGCACAGTTCGTCGGTCACCGCGTCGACGGCTCCCTCGAGATCGAGCGCGAGGGCTCGGACCACC contains:
- a CDS encoding CGCGG family putative rSAM-modified RiPP protein; this encodes MTSVSHDDVESVTDGVHENSWSANLEKPRHAEDPALVVEEAVDAVEHTAPGYHVNLVTHGDHGHPETYLFGALADALDDGVDWEYVEQCGCGGHVTRVHVE
- a CDS encoding NUDIX domain-containing protein; amino-acid sequence: MTVEDWPRVRAQVAERTDRVLADLRADWGTTRTVDTLEFGPRSFDPDEPPATVEDQLERIGGIASVIVFYTATREETVLVYNPGGFWEPPGGVVERDQTPADAARAEAREETGLDVELTDLLYTGRIEFQYANGASVPLPLAQFVGHRVDGSLEIEREGSDHPGVTRATGLFDAATLPEDAREHDEIRRLLADTTD